In Feifania hominis, the following are encoded in one genomic region:
- the mraY gene encoding phospho-N-acetylmuramoyl-pentapeptide-transferase, translated as MPLFIPLLRKIKFSQSIREEGPKWHEVKNGTPTMGGIVFAVAISAVTLIFAWPELSEGKMRALISVLCALSFGLIGFLDDYIKVVKKRNLGLRAYQKFSLQLLAALVYLFTLYRMGYITTAVYIPFINVSVDFGPFYYLFAVFVIVGTVNSVNLTDGLDGLATSVTVPIAIFFGVIAIRLGALDNAVFAAATVGALVGFLLYNFHPAKVFMGDTGSLFLGGAVCAMAFAFNMPVILVIVGFVYVMETISDILQVAYFKLTKGKRLFKMAPLHHHFEMSGWSEVKIVYVFSAVTVLLCILAFVGLTYYYTF; from the coding sequence ATGCCGCTGTTCATTCCGCTGCTGAGAAAAATCAAATTTTCACAGAGTATCCGCGAAGAGGGGCCGAAGTGGCACGAGGTCAAAAACGGAACGCCCACCATGGGCGGCATCGTCTTTGCGGTCGCCATCAGCGCAGTGACGCTGATCTTTGCGTGGCCGGAGCTCAGCGAGGGAAAAATGCGCGCTCTCATCTCGGTGCTCTGTGCGCTCTCCTTTGGTCTAATCGGCTTTCTTGACGACTACATCAAGGTGGTCAAAAAGCGCAATCTGGGGCTTCGTGCCTACCAGAAGTTCAGTCTTCAGCTGCTCGCGGCGCTGGTCTACCTGTTCACTCTGTACCGCATGGGGTATATTACGACCGCCGTCTACATACCATTTATCAATGTGAGTGTGGACTTCGGGCCGTTTTACTACCTCTTCGCCGTCTTTGTGATTGTGGGCACGGTCAACAGTGTCAACCTCACCGACGGCCTCGACGGCCTTGCGACCTCGGTGACGGTTCCGATTGCGATTTTCTTCGGCGTGATTGCCATTCGCCTCGGAGCGCTTGACAACGCGGTCTTCGCCGCCGCAACGGTGGGCGCGCTCGTGGGCTTTCTGCTCTACAACTTCCACCCGGCCAAAGTGTTCATGGGAGATACGGGCTCGCTGTTTCTGGGCGGTGCGGTCTGCGCCATGGCGTTTGCGTTCAACATGCCGGTGATTCTGGTCATCGTCGGCTTTGTCTATGTGATGGAGACCATCTCTGACATCCTGCAGGTGGCCTATTTCAAGCTCACCAAGGGAAAGAGGCTCTTCAAGATGGCGCCGCTGCACCACCACTTCGAAATGTCGGGGTGGAGCGAGGTGAAGATCGTCTATGTCTTCTCCGCCGTGACGGTGCTGCTGTGCATTCTGGCCTTTGTGGGCCTGACCTATTACTACACGTTTTAA
- the ftsW gene encoding putative lipid II flippase FtsW, whose amino-acid sequence MREKRRNRAAQKQNTPATIKEGFDLPFFVFVILLLSVGLVMLFSASHANAFDRFGDSYYFIKQQAKWAILGLVGMFVATYVCTPAFLKKMALPALGISIVLLALVPIIGVTKNGAKRWLGVGDLTFQPSEIAKVAVILAFAYLMSNNQKKMNTFRGGILPYGIILVVVCGLIAVEKHISATVLTFAVGIIMMVAGGSNLVWLCSFGAAGVAGVVGIILNSSYAMQRVKVWLDPFIDPRGDGFQNIQSLYAIGSGGFFGLGLGKSRQKYMYIPEPQNDFIFAIACEELGFLGALIIISLFALLIWRGFVIAFRAPDRFSALVVVGIISKVAIQTVLNIAVVTNLVPNTGIPLPFFSYGGTALLIQLCEMGVVLAISRYSRLRRS is encoded by the coding sequence TTGAGAGAAAAACGCCGCAACAGAGCAGCTCAAAAACAGAATACGCCGGCGACAATCAAAGAGGGGTTCGATCTGCCCTTTTTTGTGTTTGTCATTTTGCTTTTGTCGGTGGGCCTTGTCATGCTCTTTTCGGCGAGCCACGCCAACGCCTTTGACCGTTTCGGCGACAGCTACTACTTCATCAAACAGCAGGCGAAATGGGCGATTCTGGGGCTTGTGGGCATGTTTGTGGCGACCTATGTCTGTACGCCCGCCTTTCTCAAGAAAATGGCGCTGCCGGCGCTCGGCATCTCGATTGTGCTACTGGCGCTCGTGCCCATCATCGGCGTGACCAAAAACGGCGCCAAGCGCTGGCTCGGCGTGGGCGATTTGACGTTTCAGCCCAGTGAGATTGCAAAGGTGGCCGTCATCCTGGCGTTCGCCTACCTCATGAGCAACAACCAGAAGAAGATGAACACATTTCGCGGCGGAATCCTGCCGTATGGCATCATTCTGGTTGTGGTATGCGGACTCATTGCCGTGGAGAAACACATCTCCGCGACGGTGCTCACCTTTGCCGTCGGCATCATCATGATGGTGGCGGGCGGCTCCAATCTTGTGTGGCTGTGCTCCTTTGGCGCGGCGGGCGTCGCGGGAGTCGTGGGCATCATCCTGAACTCCTCCTACGCCATGCAGCGGGTCAAGGTCTGGCTCGACCCCTTTATCGACCCGCGCGGCGATGGCTTTCAGAACATCCAGTCGCTGTACGCCATCGGCTCCGGCGGGTTCTTCGGCCTCGGCCTCGGCAAGAGCCGCCAGAAGTACATGTACATTCCCGAGCCGCAAAACGATTTCATTTTTGCCATTGCCTGTGAGGAGCTCGGCTTTCTCGGAGCGCTGATCATCATCAGCCTCTTTGCGCTGCTGATCTGGCGCGGGTTTGTCATCGCCTTTCGCGCGCCTGACCGCTTCTCGGCGCTCGTCGTGGTGGGCATCATCTCCAAGGTGGCGATTCAGACGGTGCTCAACATTGCGGTTGTCACAAATCTCGTGCCGAACACCGGCATCCCGCTGCCCTTTTTCAGCTACGGCGGCACGGCGCTTCTCATTCAGCTCTGCGAGATGGGAGTGGTGCTCGCCATCTCCCGCTACTCGCGATTGCGACGATCTTGA
- the murG gene encoding undecaprenyldiphospho-muramoylpentapeptide beta-N-acetylglucosaminyltransferase, whose product MKILLAGGGTAGHINPALAIADFIRERKPGADIRFVGTEKGIENKLVPKAGYPLYKIEVYGFKRELSLKNIKKSFILLRAVRECEKIIREFQPDVVIGTGGYVSGPVLYAATKLGVRTAIHEQNAYPGMTSKLLSRRVDKVLISFDESRKYFHTKTSMALVGNPINEKMLFADRETCRRKLGLDERPYVVSFGGSMGARKLNETVADFIAMHCREGKIQHCHATGKFGWKWMPDRLREAGIDLAAYPQIDMREYIYNMNEVMAAADLIICRAGAITLGELQVMGKPSILIPSPNVTNNHQYYNARALSDAGAAVLIEEKDLTAQLLRQTVDDLLADPRTLETMGKRAQSMAILDSVQKIYDELYALMDTRA is encoded by the coding sequence ATGAAGATACTGCTGGCCGGCGGCGGGACCGCCGGGCACATCAACCCGGCGCTCGCCATCGCCGATTTCATTCGCGAGCGCAAGCCGGGCGCGGACATCCGCTTCGTCGGCACCGAAAAGGGCATTGAGAACAAGCTGGTGCCCAAGGCCGGCTATCCGCTCTACAAGATTGAGGTCTACGGCTTCAAGCGCGAGCTCTCGCTGAAAAACATCAAAAAGAGTTTCATTCTCCTGCGGGCCGTGCGCGAGTGCGAGAAGATCATCCGCGAATTTCAGCCCGATGTTGTCATCGGTACCGGCGGCTACGTCAGCGGGCCGGTGCTCTATGCCGCGACCAAACTTGGCGTCAGGACAGCCATCCACGAGCAGAACGCATACCCCGGCATGACAAGCAAGCTGCTCTCCCGCCGGGTGGACAAGGTGCTCATCAGCTTCGATGAGAGCCGCAAATACTTTCACACGAAGACGAGCATGGCGCTTGTCGGCAACCCCATCAACGAAAAGATGCTCTTTGCCGACCGCGAGACCTGCCGCAGAAAGCTCGGCCTCGATGAGCGGCCCTATGTCGTCTCCTTTGGGGGCAGCATGGGCGCGCGCAAGCTCAATGAGACCGTCGCTGATTTCATCGCCATGCACTGCAGAGAGGGAAAGATTCAACACTGTCACGCCACGGGAAAGTTCGGCTGGAAGTGGATGCCCGACCGCCTCAGAGAGGCCGGCATCGACCTTGCAGCCTACCCGCAGATCGACATGCGCGAATACATCTACAACATGAACGAGGTCATGGCGGCGGCGGATCTGATCATCTGCCGTGCCGGGGCGATTACGCTCGGGGAGCTTCAGGTCATGGGCAAGCCGAGCATCCTCATCCCGTCGCCCAACGTCACCAACAACCACCAGTACTACAACGCCCGGGCTCTCAGCGACGCGGGCGCCGCTGTGCTCATCGAGGAAAAGGATCTCACCGCGCAGCTGCTGCGGCAGACGGTGGACGATCTGCTCGCCGACCCCAGGACTCTTGAGACCATGGGAAAGCGCGCTCAGAGCATGGCGATTCTCGACTCGGTCCAGAAGATCTACGACGAGCTCTACGCTCTGATGGACACGCGCGCCTGA
- the murA gene encoding UDP-N-acetylglucosamine 1-carboxyvinyltransferase, protein MDRLYLEGPCTVSGEIDVQGAKNSVLPILAGALLTDQQIVLTNCPDIRDVRATFQILKYLGCSVDYDNGVAVICAAGMNRSEIPDALMREMRSSIMLLGAILGRMGTARLGFPGGCELGPRPIDLHISSLRRLGVTFLEEHGFLDCTAAKLHGADIHLALPSVGATENILLLACVTPGTTRIFNAAKEPEIEDLQNFLNAMGAKITGAGGSTITIEGVEKLHGAEYRIMPDRIVTVSYLAAAAISGGEILVRKACPPHVISVTSLLEESGCEIEMAGEDIRLRRRGPIEAVKQIRTMPYPGFPTDALAPIMAYLTLAQGTSIFYESIFQNRYKHVEELLRMGANIKVEGRVAIVEGVKKLTGASLVATDLRGGMALLIAGIAAEGETEITEVSLVERGYEHMVRNFSSLGVKIREG, encoded by the coding sequence ATGGATCGACTTTACCTTGAGGGACCGTGCACCGTCAGCGGCGAGATCGACGTGCAGGGCGCGAAAAACAGCGTGCTGCCGATACTGGCAGGCGCGCTGTTGACGGACCAGCAGATCGTTTTGACCAACTGTCCCGACATCCGCGATGTGCGCGCGACGTTTCAGATACTCAAATATCTCGGCTGCTCGGTCGACTACGACAACGGCGTCGCCGTCATCTGCGCCGCAGGGATGAACCGCAGCGAGATCCCCGACGCGCTCATGCGCGAGATGCGCTCGTCGATCATGCTGCTCGGCGCCATTCTGGGGCGAATGGGAACGGCCCGGCTGGGTTTCCCCGGCGGGTGTGAACTCGGCCCGCGGCCCATTGACTTACATATCTCCTCGCTGCGGCGCCTCGGCGTCACATTCCTCGAGGAACACGGCTTTCTCGACTGCACCGCCGCAAAGCTGCACGGGGCGGACATCCACCTGGCGCTGCCGAGCGTGGGCGCAACGGAGAACATCCTGCTGCTCGCCTGTGTGACCCCCGGCACCACGCGGATATTCAACGCCGCAAAGGAGCCCGAGATCGAGGATCTGCAGAATTTTCTCAATGCCATGGGCGCGAAGATCACCGGCGCCGGCGGCTCCACCATCACCATTGAGGGAGTTGAAAAACTCCACGGGGCCGAGTACCGCATCATGCCCGACCGCATCGTCACGGTGTCCTATCTCGCGGCGGCCGCCATCTCCGGCGGAGAGATTCTGGTGCGCAAGGCCTGCCCGCCGCATGTGATTTCGGTGACCTCGCTGCTCGAGGAGAGCGGCTGTGAGATCGAGATGGCAGGGGAGGATATCCGGCTTCGCCGGCGCGGCCCCATCGAGGCGGTCAAACAGATTCGCACCATGCCCTACCCCGGTTTCCCGACCGATGCGCTCGCGCCGATTATGGCCTATCTGACGCTGGCACAGGGCACGAGCATCTTCTATGAGAGCATATTCCAAAACCGCTACAAGCACGTCGAGGAGCTGCTGCGCATGGGAGCAAACATCAAGGTCGAGGGCCGCGTTGCCATCGTGGAGGGTGTCAAAAAGCTCACGGGCGCGAGCCTTGTTGCAACCGATCTGCGCGGAGGCATGGCGCTTCTCATTGCGGGAATCGCCGCCGAGGGGGAGACCGAGATCACCGAGGTCTCACTCGTAGAGCGCGGCTACGAGCATATGGTGCGCAATTTTTCCAGCTTGGGAGTTAAAATCAGAGAGGGTTAA
- a CDS encoding cell division protein FtsQ/DivIB codes for MPKRMTDGGAAAPRRPRKKRRRARRRGLKIFLLVLIPLIALTAACVFAVNYFFVIDTMTAAGSEHYTEAQILEASGLQMGDNLFKLLPWRADELITKKLPYLESVSMKLKIPSGVHFEAVDAQACLIAQTDSGYYLVSDRYKVLDKLETPEGRALPLVRANFGEEIAVGEKLPFLTQQDEKILIDIINYLYDNNKIDRVQWVDLQRHIDIRLMVDNRFEVELGDYMDLAQKLQFAQGILAELGEYDRGIIDVSDTEKAIFEPS; via the coding sequence ATGCCAAAGAGAATGACGGACGGCGGGGCCGCCGCGCCCCGCCGCCCGAGAAAAAAGAGAAGACGTGCCAGAAGACGGGGACTGAAGATCTTTCTTCTGGTTCTCATTCCGCTGATTGCGCTGACGGCCGCCTGTGTGTTCGCTGTCAACTACTTCTTTGTCATCGACACCATGACGGCGGCGGGCAGCGAGCACTACACCGAGGCGCAGATCCTTGAGGCCTCGGGCCTTCAAATGGGGGACAACCTCTTCAAGCTTCTGCCCTGGCGGGCGGATGAGCTCATTACAAAGAAGCTGCCCTATCTCGAGAGTGTGAGCATGAAGCTCAAAATTCCGAGCGGCGTGCACTTTGAGGCGGTTGACGCGCAGGCCTGTCTGATCGCGCAAACCGACAGCGGGTACTATCTTGTCAGCGACCGCTACAAGGTGCTCGACAAGCTCGAAACGCCCGAGGGCCGCGCGCTGCCACTGGTTCGCGCGAACTTTGGCGAGGAGATCGCCGTGGGCGAAAAACTGCCTTTTTTGACGCAACAGGATGAGAAAATACTCATTGACATCATAAATTATCTATACGATAATAATAAAATAGACAGGGTACAGTGGGTTGACCTGCAGCGCCACATCGATATCCGGCTCATGGTGGATAATCGCTTTGAGGTGGAGCTTGGCGACTATATGGATCTGGCGCAAAAGCTGCAGTTTGCCCAGGGGATACTTGCAGAGCTTGGCGAATATGACCGGGGGATCATTGATGTGTCTGACACGGAGAAGGCCATTTTTGAACCGTCGTAA
- a CDS encoding DUF881 domain-containing protein, with protein sequence MKKTLGYIGIFVLCVMFGFLLMLQMKSVKYNATDAQDSQILRASELQSLLNKEKEKNEKLLNELLTYKDELNKFREEASNSGTYAKVLAKQLENAEILAGITTVSGQGVVVTMKDSSMTAAPGFEESYYLIHDEDILKVVNELRDAGAEAISINGERLVSTSEIRCAGSIVSINNNRYAAPYVIRAIGDAATMESALKMRDGVIDSLRDPWGIEVTVERKDKIVIEGYNGGTQFKYAVPEKAETAQ encoded by the coding sequence ATGAAGAAAACACTGGGCTATATCGGCATCTTTGTGCTCTGCGTGATGTTCGGTTTTCTGCTGATGCTCCAGATGAAGAGCGTCAAGTACAATGCCACCGACGCGCAGGACAGCCAGATTCTCAGAGCCAGTGAGCTGCAGTCTCTGCTCAACAAGGAAAAGGAGAAGAACGAAAAGCTCTTAAACGAGCTTCTGACGTATAAGGACGAGCTCAACAAATTCCGCGAGGAGGCGTCGAACTCCGGCACCTATGCCAAAGTGCTCGCAAAGCAGCTGGAGAACGCCGAGATTCTCGCGGGCATCACAACGGTCTCGGGCCAGGGCGTTGTCGTCACCATGAAAGACAGCAGCATGACGGCGGCTCCCGGATTTGAGGAGAGCTACTACCTCATCCACGATGAGGACATTCTGAAAGTGGTAAACGAGCTGCGCGACGCCGGGGCGGAGGCGATCTCCATCAACGGCGAGCGCCTGGTTTCGACCAGTGAGATCCGCTGTGCCGGATCCATTGTGAGCATCAACAACAACCGCTATGCCGCGCCCTATGTCATTCGTGCAATCGGCGACGCCGCGACCATGGAGTCGGCGCTGAAAATGCGCGACGGCGTCATCGACAGCCTGCGCGACCCGTGGGGCATCGAGGTGACGGTCGAGCGCAAGGACAAAATTGTCATCGAGGGCTACAACGGCGGCACACAGTTCAAGTATGCCGTTCCCGAAAAAGCGGAGACCGCTCAGTAG
- a CDS encoding small basic family protein, producing MLIGLVGLTLGLLVGAYFPGFVPNELSVYVAVAILACFDSIVGGLVAKFEKSYDDRIFISGFCINAVLAAVFIYFGKVLGIDLSIAVIVVFGSRIFNNFAKMRRILLNFDHEK from the coding sequence ATGCTAATTGGTCTTGTGGGTCTGACGCTCGGGCTGCTCGTCGGAGCGTATTTTCCCGGCTTTGTGCCGAATGAACTGTCGGTCTATGTGGCCGTTGCAATTCTCGCCTGCTTTGATTCCATTGTGGGCGGCCTTGTGGCCAAATTTGAGAAGAGCTATGACGACAGAATCTTCATCAGCGGTTTCTGCATCAATGCGGTGCTCGCGGCTGTGTTTATCTATTTCGGCAAGGTGCTGGGCATCGACTTGAGCATTGCGGTCATCGTGGTGTTCGGTTCGCGAATCTTCAACAATTTCGCCAAGATGCGTAGAATACTCTTGAATTTTGATCATGAGAAATGA
- the ftsZ gene encoding cell division protein FtsZ: MPFEFDTDTGNPVTIKVIGIGGGGNNAINRMINADVTSVEFVAVNTDKQALFSSKATQKIQIGEKLTKGQGAGANPEKGQRAAEESREEIASALKGADMVFITAGMGGGTGTGGAPVVAEIAKDMGLLTVGIVTKPFKFEGRKRMEQAEAGIANLKERVDSLVVIPNENLKYVSETPITLLNAFDVADDVLKQGVSSISDLINIPGHVNLDFADITTIMRDAGLAHMGVGHAKGENMARAAADMAIKSPLIESSINGAKGVIISIIASPDVNLEEVETASSMIADAAHPDANIIWGVAFDNDMEDEIKITVIATGFASVTTSTDFTRAANSAFGAQNKSANAEPAAPSVPEPEPPRSTFSSPFVTDLSSSRSSASQPTESRHRGLIDDSDTSSLFGSNKETTIDDIDDVLTFFKKKNK, from the coding sequence ATGCCTTTTGAATTCGATACCGACACTGGCAATCCAGTAACCATAAAAGTAATAGGAATCGGCGGCGGCGGCAACAACGCCATCAACCGTATGATAAACGCGGATGTGACGAGCGTGGAATTTGTCGCCGTCAATACGGACAAGCAGGCCCTCTTCTCCTCCAAGGCGACGCAGAAGATTCAAATCGGCGAAAAGCTGACCAAGGGCCAGGGCGCCGGTGCGAACCCCGAAAAGGGCCAGCGTGCGGCGGAGGAGAGCCGCGAGGAGATTGCCTCGGCGCTCAAGGGCGCCGACATGGTGTTCATCACGGCCGGCATGGGCGGCGGCACGGGAACCGGCGGCGCGCCGGTGGTCGCCGAGATCGCAAAGGACATGGGTCTTCTGACTGTCGGCATTGTGACAAAGCCCTTTAAATTCGAGGGCAGAAAGCGCATGGAGCAGGCCGAGGCGGGCATCGCGAATCTCAAAGAGCGCGTCGACTCGCTGGTCGTCATCCCCAACGAAAATCTCAAATACGTCTCCGAGACTCCCATCACACTGCTCAATGCCTTTGACGTCGCGGACGACGTGCTCAAGCAGGGTGTCTCGAGCATCTCGGATCTGATCAACATTCCCGGCCATGTCAACCTCGACTTCGCCGATATCACCACCATCATGCGCGACGCGGGCCTGGCCCACATGGGCGTGGGTCACGCCAAGGGTGAGAACATGGCCCGGGCCGCGGCCGACATGGCCATCAAGAGCCCGCTGATCGAGAGCTCGATCAACGGCGCCAAGGGCGTTATCATCAGCATCATTGCCTCGCCCGACGTCAACCTCGAGGAAGTGGAGACGGCCTCCTCCATGATTGCCGACGCGGCTCATCCCGACGCAAACATCATCTGGGGCGTCGCCTTCGACAACGACATGGAAGATGAGATCAAAATCACCGTCATTGCCACGGGCTTTGCGAGCGTCACGACGTCGACCGATTTCACAAGGGCCGCAAACAGCGCGTTCGGTGCGCAGAATAAGAGCGCAAATGCCGAGCCTGCCGCGCCGAGTGTCCCTGAGCCGGAACCGCCGCGCTCGACGTTCTCGTCGCCCTTTGTCACGGACCTGAGCTCCTCCAGAAGCAGCGCTTCCCAGCCGACCGAAAGCCGCCATCGCGGTCTGATCGACGACAGCGACACCAGCAGCCTCTTCGGCAGCAACAAGGAGACCACCATCGACGACATCGACGATGTGTTGACTTTCTTTAAAAAGAAGAACAAATAA
- a CDS encoding magnesium transporter CorA family protein has product MISYWKTIEGKMTAVDAMERGCWVDVVNPTPDEVAYLVDTLHLDEGFVRSSLDEEETSRIETEDDQTLIIIDAPSMRREEEGIIYSTLPIGIILTEEQIYTICSEEAPVLKDFSEGLVKNCKTQQKTRFLLTILLRVATRFHQYLKQIDKISGFIERQLHRSMKNKELIQLLDLQKSLVYFSTSLKADEITMEKIYRGRTIKLYEEDQDLLEDVLIEIKQAIEMSNIYSNILTGTMDAFASVISNNLNIVMKVLTSITILMAIPTMISGFYGMNVSDMPLPQFGFPLLLSVVAIAVAAFILHKKDML; this is encoded by the coding sequence ATGATTTCTTACTGGAAGACCATCGAGGGAAAAATGACGGCGGTGGACGCCATGGAGAGAGGCTGCTGGGTTGACGTAGTCAATCCCACGCCCGACGAAGTCGCGTATCTGGTCGATACGCTCCACCTTGACGAGGGCTTTGTGCGCTCGTCGCTCGACGAGGAGGAGACCTCGCGCATCGAGACGGAGGACGATCAGACCCTGATCATCATCGACGCGCCGAGCATGCGCAGAGAGGAGGAGGGGATCATCTACTCCACGCTGCCAATCGGTATCATTTTGACCGAGGAACAGATCTACACCATCTGCAGCGAGGAGGCGCCGGTTTTAAAGGACTTCTCTGAGGGCCTTGTCAAAAACTGTAAGACCCAGCAAAAGACGCGCTTTCTGCTGACCATATTGCTGCGCGTGGCCACGCGCTTTCACCAGTATCTCAAGCAGATCGACAAGATTTCGGGTTTCATCGAGCGGCAGCTTCACCGCTCGATGAAGAACAAAGAGCTCATTCAGCTGCTCGATCTGCAGAAGTCGCTGGTCTACTTTTCCACCTCGCTCAAGGCGGATGAGATCACGATGGAGAAGATCTACCGCGGGCGCACCATCAAGCTCTATGAGGAGGATCAAGATCTGCTGGAGGATGTTCTCATCGAGATCAAACAGGCCATTGAAATGTCAAACATCTACTCGAACATTCTGACCGGCACAATGGACGCCTTTGCCTCCGTCATCTCAAACAACCTCAACATCGTCATGAAAGTGCTCACCTCGATTACGATTCTCATGGCGATTCCGACCATGATCTCGGGCTTCTACGGCATGAATGTGTCCGATATGCCATTGCCGCAGTTCGGGTTTCCGCTGCTGCTGTCGGTGGTTGCCATCGCAGTCGCCGCATTCATACTTCACAAAAAGGATATGCTCTGA
- a CDS encoding peptide chain release factor 3 yields the protein MADFRSEIEKRRTFAIISHPDAGKTTLTEKFLLYGGAIALAGSVKGKKTARHAVSDWMEIEKQRGISVTSSVLQFNYDGYCINILDTPGHQDFSEDTYRTLMAADSAVMVIDASKGVEAQTRKLFKVCVLRDIPIFTFINKMDREARDPLDLLEEIEQELGIETYPVNWPIGSGKEFRGVFDRQRGEMLAFTANNGQRAVETRELGLQDDALVDLIGEEAHRKLCDEIDLLDGASCAFDMQRVRHGKLSPVFFGSALTNFGVEPFLEEFLNMTTPPLPRVADTGEIDPFSSEFSAFVFKIQANMNRAHRDRIAFLRICSGRFEKGMEVFHVQGNRKLKLSQPQQMMAEEREIIDEAFAGDIIGVFDPGIFSIGDTICDPSKKFEFGGIPTFAPEHFAKVRQKDTLKRKQFIKGTSQIAQEGAIQIFQEPNTGMEEVIVGVVGTLQFDVLEYRLKSEYNVDIVMTGLPYQYLRWIENDDIDPESLKLSSDTKLVQDFKGNRLLLFTNEWNIRWALERNENLRLAEFGRW from the coding sequence TTGGCAGACTTTCGTTCTGAAATTGAAAAGCGGCGTACTTTCGCCATCATCTCGCACCCTGACGCGGGCAAGACAACTCTGACGGAGAAATTTCTTCTCTACGGCGGAGCAATTGCCCTCGCAGGCTCGGTCAAGGGGAAGAAGACGGCCCGGCACGCTGTGAGCGACTGGATGGAAATTGAGAAGCAGAGAGGCATCTCCGTGACGAGCTCGGTGCTCCAGTTCAACTACGACGGCTACTGCATCAACATCCTTGACACCCCCGGACATCAGGACTTCTCCGAGGACACCTACCGCACGCTGATGGCCGCCGACTCGGCGGTGATGGTCATCGACGCCTCCAAGGGCGTCGAGGCGCAGACCAGAAAGCTCTTCAAGGTCTGTGTGCTGCGGGACATTCCGATTTTCACTTTCATCAACAAGATGGACCGCGAGGCGCGCGATCCGCTCGATCTGCTCGAGGAGATCGAGCAGGAGCTCGGCATTGAGACCTATCCGGTCAACTGGCCGATCGGCTCGGGAAAGGAGTTTCGCGGCGTCTTTGACCGCCAGCGCGGCGAGATGCTCGCCTTTACCGCCAACAACGGGCAGCGGGCGGTTGAGACGCGGGAGCTGGGGCTGCAGGACGATGCCCTCGTCGACCTGATCGGGGAGGAGGCCCACCGAAAACTCTGTGACGAGATTGACCTGCTCGACGGCGCGAGCTGCGCCTTTGATATGCAGCGGGTGCGCCACGGAAAGCTCTCGCCGGTCTTCTTTGGGTCGGCGCTGACCAACTTCGGCGTCGAACCATTTCTTGAGGAGTTTTTGAACATGACAACGCCGCCCCTGCCGCGTGTTGCGGACACGGGTGAGATCGACCCGTTTTCATCGGAATTTTCGGCGTTTGTCTTCAAGATTCAGGCGAATATGAACCGCGCACACCGCGACCGCATCGCCTTTCTGCGCATCTGTTCGGGCCGGTTTGAAAAGGGCATGGAGGTCTTTCATGTGCAGGGGAACCGAAAGCTCAAGCTCTCCCAGCCGCAGCAGATGATGGCCGAGGAGCGTGAGATCATCGACGAGGCCTTTGCAGGCGATATCATCGGCGTCTTTGATCCGGGCATCTTCTCCATCGGCGACACCATCTGCGACCCCTCGAAAAAATTTGAATTCGGCGGCATTCCGACCTTTGCGCCCGAGCACTTTGCCAAGGTCCGCCAGAAGGATACGCTCAAACGCAAGCAGTTCATCAAGGGCACCTCGCAGATTGCGCAGGAGGGCGCCATTCAGATCTTTCAGGAGCCGAACACCGGCATGGAGGAGGTCATTGTCGGCGTCGTCGGCACGCTGCAGTTCGACGTGCTCGAGTACCGGCTCAAGAGCGAGTACAACGTCGACATCGTCATGACCGGGCTGCCCTACCAGTATCTGCGCTGGATTGAAAATGACGACATCGACCCCGAGTCGCTCAAGCTCAGCTCCGACACAAAACTTGTGCAGGACTTCAAAGGAAACCGCCTGCTGCTCTTCACAAACGAGTGGAACATCCGCTGGGCGCTTGAGAGAAATGAGAATCTCCGACTGGCCGAATTCGGCCGGTGGTAA